The following proteins are co-located in the Numida meleagris isolate 19003 breed g44 Domestic line chromosome 8, NumMel1.0, whole genome shotgun sequence genome:
- the ALG13 gene encoding putative bifunctional UDP-N-acetylglucosamine transferase and deubiquitinase ALG13 — MKSVFVTVGTTSFDELIAAISSPAAEQVLRSRGCRQLVLQIGRGALQPAPQHGPAFVRDVFRFKESLAEDLRSADLVISHAGAGSCLETLEEGKPLLVVINEKLMDNHQLELARQLCKDGHVLYCNCSTLVETLQSMDLSTLKPFPPGQPEKFALFLDKVQVTSRYRRSPNHTETPLPAGAPRAPPCPPSRGQAGGAPRGAGHEPPALEAGPRVGAGAAAPGRAERRPSLVAAAPLPPAVLCAEPRPRRLPGTMQKGWKKYFGQKSLSEVTMDEYLGSLGLYRKLTAKDASCLFRAISEQLFLCQIHHMEVRKACVSFMRQNQRNFESYVEGSFEKYLERLGDPKESAGQLEISALSVIYNRDFILYRYPGRPPTYATDNGFEDKILLCCSGNGHYDSVYTKQFQANAAICQAVLYEILYKDVFLMDEEELRSAVEMFRSGSKKNRNSVCIESEDTNFNCLHEKVPRNPSGKRGDDWEGNDTDNPVEDKFRQGTEEAKTPENSLKMPFPYKVLKALDPEIYRNVEFDVWLDSRKELQKTDYMVFAGRQYYLGDKCQVRLDPGGKYYNAHIQEVGQDGNTVTVFIEELAEKHTVPLASLKPVTQVAPVLAWNVVPSRKGGSYQKVAGGYFSGIEMDVKTRKRLLKKVRGKEVFMTMAYSRGQPVLPPRLQHGVPSGRSPPVHCSQGGGNMAPYGPYHPQNPPQRHNRGFGMPRGSARFINRHNMVGPQIAFYPSPGKRCYQSYDSFSCRSRSYGRSRRQMQCVNKECQYGFVPDNGEEPQGSEETITFYEIEEGDETSFPALAGQGSPTAIVHSPAGFWVARRGPNSVPANKQTLNPSEEDVVETSENDKFHEEYLYAPPDPDCETATVFSSAEPAANLEEGPVSVSPQDGVASYGYPQKVMVNSAVIATSTGVNAAPPTVFSSNSASTQANVTSAVPPQTAIQPVVVSPASIGRPVPVSSLPFPIYSAPLPPASEVGEAGAIPPPYSCDPSGSDLPRDTKVLQYYFNLGLQYYHQSYWHSMVYVQPVPPASSVEAYPAYAEPAHVLDQSVPQLYDAGRAEVHAVPLDAPTNGNFQNAEPPALSHGTVYYPVVSDPYSQPSAPGFDSCISLVPAYHYIGSWHSVNPPYGNSPRVPNAVSSGPLHQVSYVASPNPAAHYVPQGM, encoded by the exons ATGAAGTCCGTCTTCGTCACCGTGGGCACCACCAGTTTCGATGAGCTGATCGCAGCCATCTCCTCCCCGGCGGCCGAGCAG GTGCTGCGGAGCCGCGGTTGCCGGCAGCTGGTGCTCCAGATCGGGAGGGGCGCGCTGCAGCCCGCCCCTCAGCACGGCCCGGCCTTCGTGCGGGACGTGTTCCGCTTCAAGGAATCGCTGGCTGAGGACCTGCGGAGCGCCGACCTGGTCATAAGCCACGCAG gTGCAGGTAGCTGTTTGGAGACTCTAGAGGAAGGAAAGCCACTGCTTGTGGTGATAAATGAGAAGCTGATGGACAACCatcagctggagctggcacGTCAGCTCTGCAAAGATGGACACGTCCTCTACTGTAACTGCAG CACGCTTGTGGAGACACTGCAGTCAATGGACTTGTCAACCTTGAAGCCTTTTCCTCCTGGGCAACCAGAaaagtttgctttgtttttggaTAAAGTT CAAGTTACGAGCAGGTACAGGCGTTCCCCTAACCACACCGAGACGCCGCTGCCCGCCGGGGCTCCCCGAGCTCCGCCGTGCCCCCCCAGCAGGGGGCAGGCGGGGGGGGCTCCGCGCGGAGCCGGGCACGAGCCCCCCGCGCTCGAGGCGGGCCCAAGAGTGGGAGCGGGAGCGGCCGCACCTGGGCGCGCCGAGCGTCGACCCTCATTGGTGGCCGCCGCTCCGCTGCCACCAGCAGTGCTATGCGCGGAGCCTCGGCCGCGCCGCCTTCCCGGCACGATGCAGAAGGGCTGGAAGAAGTACTTCGGGCAGAAGTCCCTCAGCGAGGTGACCATGGACGAGTACCTGGGCAGTCTCGGCCTGTACCGCAAGCTGACGGCTAAGGACGCCTCCTGCCTCTTCAGAGCCATCTCGGAGCAG ctgtttttgtgCCAAATTCATCACATGGAGGTGAGGAAAGCTTGCGTCTCGTTTATGAGGCAAAACCAGCGTAACTTTGAATCC tatGTGGAGGGGTCATTTGAGAAATACCTTGAACGACTGGGAGATCCAAAG GAAAGTGCTGGCCAGCTGGAAATAAGTGCTTTATCGGTGATCTACAA TCGAGACTTTATTCTGTACCGGTACCCTGGAAGGCCACCCACTTATGCTACAGACAATGGCTTTGAAGACAAG aTACTACTGTGCTGTTCCGGCAACGGCCATTATGACTCTGTGTATACGAAACAATTTCAAGCAAATGCTGCTATTTGCCAGG CTGTGTTATATGAGATCCTGTACAAAGATGTGTTTCTCATGGATGAGGAAGAATTAAGGTCTGCAGTTGAAATGTTTCGGAGTGGCTCtaagaagaacagaaacagtGTCTGTATAGAAAGTGAAGATACAAATTTCAATTGTCTTCATGAAAAAGTACCCAGAAATCCATCAGGAAAGAG aGGTGATGACTGGGAAGGCAATGATACCGACAATCCAGTGGAAGATAAGTTCAGACAAGGCACTGAAGAAGCAAAG ACTCCAGAAAATTCCTTAAAGATGCCTTTTCCCTATAAAGTGCTAAAGGCTTTGGACCCAGAGATCTATCGAAATGTGGAATTTGATGTTTGGCTGGACAGCAGAAAAG aGCTTCAAAAAACTGACTACATGGTGTTTGCGGGGAGGCAGTACTATTTAGGAGACAAGTGTCAG GTGCGTCTGGATCCTGGAGGTAAGTATTACAATGCTCATATCCAGGAAGTTGGGCAGGATGGCAACACGGTGACTGTTTTCATTGAGGAGCTGGCAGAAAA GCATACCGTTCCTTTGGCAAGCTTAAAACCAGTGACACAAGTGGCACCTGTCCTTGCTTGGAATGTGGTTCCCAGCCGAAAAGGAGGAAGCTATCAGAAAGTAGCAGGAGGATACTTCTCAGGAATAG aaatggaTGTGAAAACACGGAAGAGATTGCTTAAGAAAGTTCGTGGAAAGGAAGTCTTTATGACAATGGCTTATAGTAGGGGTCAGCCAGTTCTCCCGCCCCGGCTGCAGCATGGTGTTCCCTCAGGGCGCTCTCCTCCAGTTCATTGCTCACAAGGTGGTGGAAACATGGCACCGTACGGACCCTATCATCCCCAGAATCCTCCCCAGAGGCATAACCGTGGATTTGGAATGCCAAG GGGATCTGCCCGATTTATTAACAGGCACAACATGGTTGGCCCTCAAATAGCATTCTACCCCAGTCCAGGAAAGAGATGCTATCAGAGCTATGACAGTTTCTCCTGCAGGTCACG ttcgTATGGCCGTAGCCGACGTCAAATGCAGTGTGTGAATAAGGAATGTCAGTATGGGTTTGTACCAGACAATGGAGAAGAGCCTCAAGGATCAGAAGAAACAATAACTTTCTATGAAATTGAAGAAGGGGATGAAACTTCTTTTCCTGCCTTAGCA GGCCAGGGTAGCCCTACTGCAATTGTCCACAGTCCAGCAGGATTTTGGGTAGCTAGAAGAGGCCCAAACTCAGTTCCAGCCAACAAGCAGACCCTGAATCCCTCAGAGGAGGATGTGGtagaaacaagtgaaaatg ATAAATTTCATGAAGAATATCTGTATGCACCTCCAG ATCCGGACTGTGAAACCGCAACAGTATTTAGTTCAGCAGAACCTGCAGCAAACTTA GAAGAAGGACCAGTGTCTGTGTCACCTCAAGATGGAGTGGCTTCCTACGGCTATCCCCAGAAG GTGATGGTGAACTCTGCAGTAATCGCAACCTCCACAGGCGTTAATGCTGCTCCGCCTACAGTCTTCTCCTCCAATTCTGCCTCCACGCAAGCCAATGTCACATCAGCTGTTCCCCCACAGACAGCAATTCAACCAGTTGTAGTCTCTCCCGCTTCTATAGGGAGGCCAG TACCAGTTTCTTCACTGCCATTCCCAATTTAttcagctcctcttcctccagcGAGTGAGGTGGGAGAAGCTGGTGCCATTCCTCCGCCTTACTCTTGTGATCCCAGTGGCAGTGATCTGCCAAGAG ATACAAAGGTCTTGCAGTATTATTTTAATCTGGGATTGCAA TACTATCACCAGAGTTACTGGCATTCCATGGTGTATGTACAGCCAGTGCCACCAGCATCATCTGTGGAGGCTTATCCAGCATATGCTGAGCCAGCTCACGTCCTGGATCAGTCAGTGCCTCAGCTCTATGATGCTGGGCGAGCTGAAGTCCATGCGGTTCCCCTGGATGCGCCCACAAATG gtAACTTTCAAAATGCAGAGCCTCCAGCCCTGTCCCATGGCACAGTGTATTACCCAGTGGTGTCGGACCCCTACAGCCAGCCGTCTGCCCCAGGGTTTGACTCTTGTATCTCTCTAGTTCCTGCCTATCACTATATTGGTTCATGGCATTCAGTAAATCCACCGTATGGAAATTCTCCACGAGTTCCTAATGCTGTAAGTTCTGGACCACTGCACCAAGTCAGCTATGTTGCCTCACCTAACCCTGCAGCACATTATGTGCCTCAAGGAATGTAA